A genomic stretch from Eptesicus fuscus isolate TK198812 chromosome 15, DD_ASM_mEF_20220401, whole genome shotgun sequence includes:
- the LOC129151668 gene encoding interferon omega-2-like, producing the protein MALLLSLLTALVLFSSGPGGALGCDPPQDHVLLSRENLVLLSHMSTISPLFCLKDRKHFSFPRATVDGSQVQKAQALSVLHEMLQQISDLLPTENSSVTWNMTLVDQLRSGLHRQLEDLDSCWAGEMGEEGSALATQGPTLALKRYFQGLRLYLKEKKYSDCAWEVVRVEIMRSFSSTRALQERLRNKDGDVGSP; encoded by the coding sequence ATGGCCCTCCTGCTCTCGCTACTCACGGCCCTGGTGCTGTTCAGCTCTGGCCCCGGGGGAGCTCTGGGCTGTGACCCGCCTCAGGACCACGTCCTGCTCAGCAGGGAGAACTTAGTGCTTCTGAGCCACATGAGCACCATCTCCCCTCTCTTCTGTCTGAAGGACAGAAAGCACTTCAGCTTCCCCCGGGCAACGGTGGATGGCAGCCAGGTCCAGAAGGCCCAGGCCCTCTCTGTCCTCCACGAGATGCTCCAGCAGATCTCCGACCTCCTGCCCACAGAGAACTCCTCTGTCACCTGGAACATGACCCTCGTGGACCAACTGCGCTCAGGACTCCATCGGCAGCTGGAAGACCTGGACTCCTGTTGGGCgggggagatgggagaggagggATCTGCCCTGGCCACGCAGGGCCCTACCCTGGCCTTGAAGAGGTACTTCCAGGGCCTCCGTCTCTacctgaaggagaagaaataCAGTGACTGCGCCTGGGAAGTTGTCAGAGTGGAAATCATGAGATCCTTCTCCTCAACAAGAGCCTTGCAAGAAAGGCTGAGAAATAAGGACGGAGACGTGGGATCGCCCTGA
- the LOC129151559 gene encoding interferon omega-1-like, giving the protein MAQIHLWLVAGAMLCSSPVSSLEEDLLWIHRGDNLRVFNLLRQLQRTRPHLCLDDRNDFKFPWNGTTITQMQKTERTCLQHPMIMHIVNLFTTQHSLDAWNHTLVSQLLSSLHHSLEHLEQREGENRDCSNLGILLRKYFQSIHNYLREKKYSACAWEVVRVEITLRVGIM; this is encoded by the coding sequence ATGGCCCAGATCCACctgtggctggtggcaggggccatGCTCTGCTCCAGCCCTGTTAGCTCTCTTGAGGAGGACTTACTTTGGATCCATAGAGGAGACAACCTGCGAGTTTTCAATCTTTTGAGGCAACTGCAAAGGACCCGCCCTCACCTATGCCTGGATGACAGAAACGACTTCAAATTTCCTTGGAATGGGACTACAATCACCCAGATGCAGAAGACAGAACGCACCTGTCTCCAACATCCGATGATCATGCACATCGTCAACCTCTTTACAACACAGCACAGCCTCGATGCATGGAACCACACCCTCGTCTCTCAACTCCTCTCCAGCCTTCATCACAGCCTGGAGCacctggagcagagggaaggagaaaatcgGGATTGTTCCAATTTGGGAATTCTCCTCCGGAAGTACTTCCAAAGCATCCATAACTacctgagagagaagaaatacagCGCCTGTGCCTGGGAGGTCGTTAGAGTGGAAATTACACTACGCGTTGGAATCATGTAA